In one window of Musa acuminata AAA Group cultivar baxijiao chromosome BXJ3-2, Cavendish_Baxijiao_AAA, whole genome shotgun sequence DNA:
- the LOC103971841 gene encoding general transcription and DNA repair factor IIH helicase subunit XPB1 isoform X1, with the protein MTMAVISTRIPNGEREIKKMDFTQMELKSDHVNRPLWACADDRIFLQTFFPLYKQAYDYLVVVTEPVCRHEYNLTPHTLCAAVSVGLKIETIISVPSKLLENEVATWGNWLFVHQSTANYGKVKLVLKKTWNFVEPPFPEVLKQLLKVMSYQRHGLTLRTILMMLIHSQLANLCMKYEVVMRTY; encoded by the exons ATGACTATGGCAGTGATTTCCACGAGGATTCCCAATG GCGAGAGGGAGATTAAGAAGATGGATTTTACCCAAATGGAGCTGAAGTCGGATCACGTGAACAGGCCGCTTTGGGCCTGTGCCGATGACCGTATCTTTTTGCAAACCTTCTTCCCTCTCTACAAGCAAGCCTACGATTACCTCGTTGTCGTCACAGAGCCTGTCTGCAG GCATGAATATAATTTGACGCCGCACACACTGTGTGCTGCGGTTTCAGTTGGTCTGAAAATTGAGACCATCATCAGTGTTCCGAGCAAGCTGTTAGAAAACGAAGTTGCCACCTGGGGTAATTGGCTCTTCGTCCATCAGTCGACCGCCAACTATGGCAAAGTTAAGCTCGTTCTGAAAAAGACTTGGAATTTCGTTGAGCCACCATTTCCAGAG GTATTGAAGCAATTGCTTAAGGTGATGTCATATCAAAGGCACGGATTAACTCTGAG GACGATTCTCATGATGCTGATACATTCACAATTAGCAAATCTGTGTATGAAATACGAGGTGGTCATGAGGACTTACTGA
- the LOC103971841 gene encoding general transcription and DNA repair factor IIH helicase subunit XPB1 isoform X2: MDFTQMELKSDHVNRPLWACADDRIFLQTFFPLYKQAYDYLVVVTEPVCRHEYNLTPHTLCAAVSVGLKIETIISVPSKLLENEVATWGNWLFVHQSTANYGKVKLVLKKTWNFVEPPFPEVLKQLLKVMSYQRHGLTLRTILMMLIHSQLANLCMKYEVVMRTY, from the exons ATGGATTTTACCCAAATGGAGCTGAAGTCGGATCACGTGAACAGGCCGCTTTGGGCCTGTGCCGATGACCGTATCTTTTTGCAAACCTTCTTCCCTCTCTACAAGCAAGCCTACGATTACCTCGTTGTCGTCACAGAGCCTGTCTGCAG GCATGAATATAATTTGACGCCGCACACACTGTGTGCTGCGGTTTCAGTTGGTCTGAAAATTGAGACCATCATCAGTGTTCCGAGCAAGCTGTTAGAAAACGAAGTTGCCACCTGGGGTAATTGGCTCTTCGTCCATCAGTCGACCGCCAACTATGGCAAAGTTAAGCTCGTTCTGAAAAAGACTTGGAATTTCGTTGAGCCACCATTTCCAGAG GTATTGAAGCAATTGCTTAAGGTGATGTCATATCAAAGGCACGGATTAACTCTGAG GACGATTCTCATGATGCTGATACATTCACAATTAGCAAATCTGTGTATGAAATACGAGGTGGTCATGAGGACTTACTGA
- the LOC135630802 gene encoding MADS-box transcription factor 50-like isoform X3: MVRGKTEMRRIENAASRQVTFSKRRNGLLKKAYELSVLCDAEVAVIVFSPRGKLYEFSSSSVERTIDRYKMHTKDANIMDKGTDSDMQQWISEATDIAKKIEVIEAQKRKLLGDGLESCSLKELCELEAQMERSLHKIRGRKQYVLTEQIAQLKDKRHIEPQLQLVSTRDVGPKNHGNQEITEVETELVIGRPGIREDK; the protein is encoded by the exons ATGGTGAGGGGCAAGACGGAGATGCGGCGGATAGAGAACGCCGCGAGCCGGCAGGTGACCTTCTCCAAGCGCCGCAACGGCCTCCTCAAGAAGGCCTACGAGCTCTCCGTCCTGTGCGACGCCGAGGTCGCCGTCATCGTCTTTTCCCCCCGCGGCAAGCTCTACGAGTTCTCCAGCTCCAG TGTGGAAAGGACAATTGATCGGTATAAGATGCACACAAAGGATGCCAATATCATGGATAAAGGAACAGACAGCGATATGCAG CAGTGGATATCTGAAGCCACAGATATAGCAAAGAAGATTGAAGTCATTGAAGCTCAAAAAAG GAAACTTCTGGGCGATGGTTTAGAATCATGTTCATTAAAAGAATTATGTGAATTAGAAGCTCAGATGGAACGAAGCTTACATAAAATTAGAGGAAGGAAG CAATACGTGTTAACGGAGCAAATTGCACAACTAAAAGATAAG CGCCATATAGAACCTCAACTTCAGCTAGTTTCTACTAGAGATGTAGGTCCAAAGAATCATGGCAACCAAGAAATCACGGAGGTAGAAACAGAGCTAGTAATTGGCAGGCCAGGAATTAGGGAAGATAAATGA
- the LOC135630802 gene encoding MADS-box transcription factor 50-like isoform X1: MVRGKTEMRRIENAASRQVTFSKRRNGLLKKAYELSVLCDAEVAVIVFSPRGKLYEFSSSSVERTIDRYKMHTKDANIMDKGTDSDMQQWISEATDIAKKIEVIEAQKRKLLGDGLESCSLKELCELEAQMERSLHKIRGRKQYVLTEQIAQLKDKVRVLLEENVKLHRERHIEPQLQLVSTRDVGPKNHGNQEITEVETELVIGRPGIREDK; the protein is encoded by the exons ATGGTGAGGGGCAAGACGGAGATGCGGCGGATAGAGAACGCCGCGAGCCGGCAGGTGACCTTCTCCAAGCGCCGCAACGGCCTCCTCAAGAAGGCCTACGAGCTCTCCGTCCTGTGCGACGCCGAGGTCGCCGTCATCGTCTTTTCCCCCCGCGGCAAGCTCTACGAGTTCTCCAGCTCCAG TGTGGAAAGGACAATTGATCGGTATAAGATGCACACAAAGGATGCCAATATCATGGATAAAGGAACAGACAGCGATATGCAG CAGTGGATATCTGAAGCCACAGATATAGCAAAGAAGATTGAAGTCATTGAAGCTCAAAAAAG GAAACTTCTGGGCGATGGTTTAGAATCATGTTCATTAAAAGAATTATGTGAATTAGAAGCTCAGATGGAACGAAGCTTACATAAAATTAGAGGAAGGAAG CAATACGTGTTAACGGAGCAAATTGCACAACTAAAAGATAAG GTGAGGGTTCTCCTAGAGGAGAATGTAAAACTACATAGGGAG CGCCATATAGAACCTCAACTTCAGCTAGTTTCTACTAGAGATGTAGGTCCAAAGAATCATGGCAACCAAGAAATCACGGAGGTAGAAACAGAGCTAGTAATTGGCAGGCCAGGAATTAGGGAAGATAAATGA
- the LOC135630802 gene encoding MADS-box transcription factor 50-like isoform X2, with product MVRGKTEMRRIENAASRQVTFSKRRNGLLKKAYELSVLCDAEVAVIVFSPRGKLYEFSSSSVERTIDRYKMHTKDANIMDKGTDSDMQWISEATDIAKKIEVIEAQKRKLLGDGLESCSLKELCELEAQMERSLHKIRGRKQYVLTEQIAQLKDKVRVLLEENVKLHRERHIEPQLQLVSTRDVGPKNHGNQEITEVETELVIGRPGIREDK from the exons ATGGTGAGGGGCAAGACGGAGATGCGGCGGATAGAGAACGCCGCGAGCCGGCAGGTGACCTTCTCCAAGCGCCGCAACGGCCTCCTCAAGAAGGCCTACGAGCTCTCCGTCCTGTGCGACGCCGAGGTCGCCGTCATCGTCTTTTCCCCCCGCGGCAAGCTCTACGAGTTCTCCAGCTCCAG TGTGGAAAGGACAATTGATCGGTATAAGATGCACACAAAGGATGCCAATATCATGGATAAAGGAACAGACAGCGATATGCAG TGGATATCTGAAGCCACAGATATAGCAAAGAAGATTGAAGTCATTGAAGCTCAAAAAAG GAAACTTCTGGGCGATGGTTTAGAATCATGTTCATTAAAAGAATTATGTGAATTAGAAGCTCAGATGGAACGAAGCTTACATAAAATTAGAGGAAGGAAG CAATACGTGTTAACGGAGCAAATTGCACAACTAAAAGATAAG GTGAGGGTTCTCCTAGAGGAGAATGTAAAACTACATAGGGAG CGCCATATAGAACCTCAACTTCAGCTAGTTTCTACTAGAGATGTAGGTCCAAAGAATCATGGCAACCAAGAAATCACGGAGGTAGAAACAGAGCTAGTAATTGGCAGGCCAGGAATTAGGGAAGATAAATGA